Proteins from one Megalopta genalis isolate 19385.01 chromosome 1, iyMegGena1_principal, whole genome shotgun sequence genomic window:
- the LOC117220727 gene encoding somatostatin receptor type 2 — translation MNTTSMYTTSVIDYARKVSQNDSMIPNCEADLPIIALVNQILYSIVCIVGLLGNTLVIYVVLRFSNMQTVTNTYILNLAIADECFLIGIPFLVTTMSLRSWMFGKVMCKAYMTTTSVNQFTSSIFLLIMSADRYVAVCHPISSPKIRTPFISKVVTKIAWVASAVFMVPIILYASAMEGEKGIITCNIYWPSHQGGHTTFTLYTFVLGFAVPLVLILIFYFLVIRKLRTVGPKTKSKEKKRSQRNVTKLVLTVITVYVCCWLPYWLTQVALIYTPPKQCQSKITITIFLLAGFLSYSNSAMNPILYAFLSDNFKKSFLKACTCVGGKDVNAALHIENSVFPRRNKASADRMQSNRQAVSGQSRLGPEDEEDAERCLISKTSTTTVTLTSRSNITIGNDSKDQQQRDKDSMKNGAQLTLLTQV, via the coding sequence ATGAACACCACGTCGATGTACACGACGAGCGTGATCGATTACGCGAGGAAGGTCAGCCAGAACGACTCGATGATCCCGAACTGCGAGGCGGACCTGCCGATCATCGCGCTGGTCAACCAGATCCTCTATTCCATCGTCTGCATCGTCGGCTTGTTAGGCAACACCCTGGTCATCTACGTGGTGCTGCGGTTCTCGAACATGCAAACGGTCACGAACACGTACATCCTGAACCTTGCGATCGCCGACGAATGCTTCCTGATCGGCATACCGTTCCTCGTCACCACCATGAGCCTGCGCAGCTGGATGTTCGGCAAAGTGATGTGCAAGGCGTACATGACCACCACCAGCGTGAACCAGTTCACCAGCAGCATCTTCCTGTTGATCATGAGCGCGGACCGTTACGTGGCCGTGTGCCATCCGATCTCGTCCCCGAAGATCCGCACGCCGTTCATCTCGAAGGTGGTCACGAAGATCGCCTGGGTCGCCAGCGCCGTCTTCATGGTCCCGATCATCCTGTACGCGAGCGCGATGGAGGGGGAGAAGGGGATCATCACGTGCAACATCTACTGGCCCAGCCACCAGGGCGGTCACACCACCTTCACCCTCTACACGTTCGTCCTGGGCTTCGCCGTGCCCCTGGTCCTGATACTGATCTTCTACTTCCTGGTGATCAGGAAGCTGCGGACGGTGGGCCCGAAGACCAAGTCGAAGGAGAAGAAACGGTCGCAGCGGAACGTGACCAAGCTGGTGCTGACCGTGATCACCGTGTACGTGTGCTGCTGGCTGCCCTATTGGCTGACCCAGGTGGCGTTGATCTACACGCCGCCGAAGCAGTGCCAGAGCAAGATCACCATCACGATCTTCCTGCTGGCCGGGTTCCTCAGCTACAGCAACAGCGCGATGAACCCGATCCTGTACGCGTTCCTCAGCGACAACTTCAAGAAGAGCTTCCTGAAGGCGTGCACCTGCGTCGGCGGGAAGGACGTGAACGCCGCCCTGCACATCGAGAACAGCGTGTTCCCGCGTAGGAACAAGGCGAGCGCGGACAGGATGCAGTCGAACCGGCAGGCCGTGTCCGGCCAGTCCAGGCTCGGGCCCGAGGACGAAGAGGACGCCGAGAGGTGTCTGATCAGCAAGACGTCCACCACGACGGTCACGCTGACCTCCCGGTCGAACATCACCATCGGGAACGACTCGAAGGATCAGCAGCAGCGGGACAAGGACTCGATGAAGAACGGCGCCCAGCTGACTCTGCTGACGCAGGTCTAA